The following coding sequences are from one Betaproteobacteria bacterium window:
- the larA gene encoding nickel-dependent lactate racemase, which translates to MTMQLDLNYGRDRYPLELPDDWDVTVIRKPAMPLEPNPSGAVRKALAEPVGAGPLVQEARGLKTACILICDITRPVPNGLLLPEIVRQLLDAGMKPDDVTVLVATGLHRPNDGAELEELVGDPWVLKTVSVVNHFARDDAAHVDLGRTPRGTPVKLDRRFVDADLKIATGLVEPHFMAGYSGGRKVIAPGVAHRDTITTFHSARFMSHPKADNCILEGNPLHEEQLEIVRMLGRVLAVNTVIDEHRRLSFVNYGEILGSHLQAVEFTQRYARVPIGRRFKTVVTSAAGYPLDKTYYQTVKGMVGPVDILEPGGDLVIVSECSDGLGSHEYADAQRRLIALGAEGFFADISRKQFADIDEWQTQMQLKPMKAGAVHLYAGGLAAADRALTGVNLIDSVEETLQHCIERSGDNALAVIPEGPYVVPYYQPA; encoded by the coding sequence ATGACGATGCAACTCGATCTGAACTACGGCCGCGACCGCTATCCTCTTGAACTGCCCGACGACTGGGACGTGACGGTCATCCGCAAGCCTGCCATGCCGCTCGAGCCGAATCCGTCAGGCGCTGTGCGCAAGGCACTGGCGGAACCCGTTGGTGCCGGCCCGCTGGTCCAGGAGGCGCGCGGACTGAAAACCGCCTGCATCCTGATCTGTGATATCACGCGGCCGGTACCCAACGGGCTGCTTTTGCCGGAAATCGTCCGGCAATTGCTCGATGCCGGCATGAAACCTGACGACGTCACCGTGCTGGTGGCAACGGGGTTGCACCGCCCCAACGACGGAGCAGAACTCGAAGAACTGGTCGGCGATCCGTGGGTGCTGAAGACCGTGAGCGTAGTAAATCACTTCGCGCGCGACGACGCGGCTCACGTCGACCTCGGCCGCACGCCGCGGGGTACGCCGGTCAAGCTCGATCGCCGCTTCGTCGATGCCGATCTGAAAATCGCGACCGGCCTAGTCGAGCCGCATTTCATGGCCGGCTACTCCGGCGGGCGCAAGGTCATTGCCCCGGGTGTAGCGCACCGCGACACCATCACGACGTTCCACAGCGCGCGCTTTATGTCACATCCCAAGGCCGACAACTGCATCCTCGAAGGCAACCCGTTGCACGAGGAGCAGCTCGAGATCGTGCGCATGCTCGGCCGTGTGCTGGCGGTGAACACCGTTATCGACGAGCATCGCCGGCTGTCTTTCGTCAATTACGGCGAAATCCTCGGGAGCCATTTGCAGGCCGTCGAGTTTACGCAGCGCTACGCACGTGTGCCGATCGGCCGCCGTTTCAAGACCGTCGTCACCAGTGCGGCCGGCTATCCCCTGGACAAGACTTACTATCAGACGGTGAAAGGCATGGTCGGCCCGGTCGACATCCTCGAACCCGGCGGTGACCTGGTGATCGTGTCGGAGTGTTCCGATGGTCTCGGATCGCACGAATATGCCGACGCGCAACGCCGCCTGATCGCGCTCGGCGCCGAAGGATTTTTTGCCGACATCAGCCGCAAGCAGTTTGCCGACATCGACGAGTGGCAAACGCAGATGCAGCTCAAACCGATGAAAGCCGGCGCCGTGCATTTGTATGCCGGCGGCCTGGCGGCGGCGGATCGTGCGCTCACCGGCGTCAACCTGATCGACTCGGTCGAAGAAACTCTGCAGCACTGCATCGAACGCAGCGGGGACAACGCGCTGGCTGTCA
- a CDS encoding mandelate racemase, whose product MSRINRVEVQEFAFELPDLGFDAGGFNIVYQPKNRLKLSKYAIVIEADDGARGEYVALWGGTTMALGQTLALAPHLLGRDPHQREPIYDDFKRALRQYDHMGVGCIDIALWDLAGKQLNAPIWKMLGGWRKRLPTYASSYHGDRNGGLSSAQAYVDFAEQCYGMGYRAFKMHGWCDGNVKEECEAVLKLGRHFRGRMNLMLDPACELRTFADALAVGRACDEAGFFWYEDPMRDGGWSQHAHKKLRQFIKTPLLQTEHVRGVEPKADFIVNEATDFVRADPEYDLGITGTMKIAHLAEAFGLDVEIHAPGPAHRHCMAAIRNTNYYELALVGPKCGNAMPPVYADAYSDELCCVGADGCFPVPDGPGLGVVYDWEFIRKHRVVSHEFK is encoded by the coding sequence ATGAGTCGCATCAATCGCGTTGAGGTGCAGGAGTTTGCGTTCGAGTTGCCCGATCTGGGCTTTGACGCCGGCGGATTCAATATCGTCTACCAGCCGAAGAACAGGCTGAAACTGTCGAAGTACGCCATAGTGATTGAGGCGGACGACGGCGCACGCGGAGAATATGTCGCGCTGTGGGGCGGTACGACAATGGCGCTCGGCCAGACGCTGGCGCTGGCGCCGCATCTGCTGGGGCGTGATCCGCATCAGCGCGAACCGATCTACGATGACTTCAAACGCGCGCTTCGGCAATATGACCATATGGGCGTGGGCTGCATCGATATCGCATTGTGGGATCTCGCAGGCAAGCAATTGAACGCGCCGATCTGGAAGATGCTGGGCGGCTGGAGGAAGCGTCTGCCGACTTACGCGAGTTCCTACCATGGCGATCGCAATGGCGGACTGTCGAGCGCCCAAGCCTACGTGGATTTTGCGGAACAATGCTACGGGATGGGTTATCGCGCGTTCAAGATGCACGGCTGGTGCGACGGCAATGTGAAGGAAGAGTGCGAAGCCGTGCTGAAGCTGGGTCGGCACTTTCGCGGGCGGATGAATCTGATGCTCGATCCCGCATGCGAGTTGCGCACATTTGCGGATGCGCTGGCAGTCGGTCGCGCTTGCGACGAAGCGGGCTTCTTCTGGTACGAAGATCCGATGCGCGACGGGGGGTGGTCCCAGCACGCCCACAAGAAGCTGCGACAGTTCATCAAGACGCCGCTGCTGCAGACCGAGCACGTGCGCGGTGTGGAGCCGAAGGCGGATTTCATCGTCAACGAAGCGACCGATTTCGTGCGCGCCGATCCGGAATACGATCTCGGTATAACCGGCACCATGAAAATTGCGCACCTCGCTGAAGCCTTCGGCCTGGATGTCGAAATTCATGCTCCAGGGCCGGCTCATCGCCACTGCATGGCGGCAATCCGCAACACCAATTACTACGAACTGGCGCTGGTCGGTCCGAAATGCGGAAATGCGATGCCACCGGTTTACGCGGACGCATACAGCGATGAACTCTGTTGCGTCGGAGCAGATGGCTGCTTTCCTGTGCCCGACGGGCCGGGGCTGGGTGTGGTTTATGACTGGGAATTCATCAGGAAGCATCGTGTCGTTTCGCATGAATTCAAGTAA
- a CDS encoding helix-turn-helix transcriptional regulator: MNAPYDRALLNADCAQRSTDPVDAANVRPDSVRASSRPLGWKPLNIERRELEPGGDCLPGGVTEHLIFVSLADGHVIRESGGDIAEKDLEAGLVSIHPSDTPVRWAWDTRLSFTMMSLDPDYLNKVARESFDFDPAQVRLKTVEGQRDPVITSIAGALMREVMNGDAGSRLYAESLANLLAVHLLRNYTEHPELIEADKVTIAPRSVIQAMKYIHENYPSDVSLADIAGAAHLSSYHLTRVFKKATGVSPHQYLVQVRVNSARSLLTAGAGDRSLAEIAAAVGFADQSHLTRHFKRMLGITPKQLRQ, translated from the coding sequence ATGAATGCCCCTTATGATCGGGCGCTATTGAATGCAGACTGCGCTCAACGTTCCACCGATCCAGTGGATGCGGCAAATGTGCGGCCGGACAGCGTCCGTGCATCCAGCCGGCCGCTGGGATGGAAGCCGCTGAATATCGAGAGGCGCGAACTCGAACCGGGCGGCGACTGCCTGCCGGGTGGCGTGACCGAGCATCTGATATTCGTCAGCCTGGCGGACGGCCATGTTATCCGCGAGAGCGGCGGCGACATCGCAGAGAAGGATCTCGAGGCCGGCCTGGTGTCCATTCATCCGAGTGACACGCCGGTGCGCTGGGCGTGGGATACCCGGTTGTCGTTCACGATGATGTCTCTCGATCCTGACTACCTGAATAAAGTGGCACGGGAATCTTTCGACTTCGATCCGGCCCAAGTACGGCTCAAGACGGTAGAAGGCCAGCGCGACCCTGTGATCACCAGCATCGCCGGAGCATTGATGCGCGAAGTGATGAATGGTGACGCCGGCAGCCGCCTGTACGCCGAATCCCTGGCGAATTTACTCGCCGTGCACCTGTTGCGGAACTACACCGAACATCCGGAATTGATCGAGGCCGACAAGGTAACCATTGCGCCGCGTTCGGTGATTCAGGCGATGAAGTATATCCATGAAAATTATCCAAGCGACGTGAGTCTTGCCGATATTGCTGGCGCCGCTCATCTGAGTTCCTATCACCTGACCCGGGTATTCAAGAAGGCGACGGGAGTGTCACCTCACCAGTATCTGGTGCAGGTGCGGGTCAACAGCGCCCGTTCATTGCTGACGGCTGGAGCAGGCGATCGCTCGCTGGCCGAAATCGCCGCCGCTGTGGGTTTTGCGGATCAGAGCCATCTGACGCGACACTTCAAGCGCATGCTCGGGATTACGCCAAAGCAACTGCGTCAGTAA